The following proteins come from a genomic window of Sardina pilchardus chromosome 1, fSarPil1.1, whole genome shotgun sequence:
- the LOC134092044 gene encoding histone H3: MARTKQTARKSTGGKAPRKQLATKAARKSAPATGGVKKPHRYRPGTVALREIRRYQKSTELLIRKLPFQRLVREIAQDFKTDLRFQSSAVMALQEASEAYLVGLFEDTNLCAIHAKRVTIMPKDIQLARRIRGERA; encoded by the coding sequence ATGGCAAGAACCAAGCAGACAGCCCGCAAATCTACCGGAGGTAAGGCTCCGAGGAAACAGCTCGCCACCAAGGCTGCGCGTAAAAGCGCACCGGCAACTGGTGGAGTGAAGAAGCCTCACCGTTACAGGCCAGGTACCGTCGCTCTGAGAGAAATCCGTCGTTACCAGAAGTCCACTGAGCTGCTGATCCGCAAGCTGCCCTTCCAGCGTCTGGTCAGAGAAATCGCTCAGGACTTCAAGACTGATCTGCGCTTCCAGAGCTCTGCAGTCATGGCTCTTCAGGAGGCCAGCGAGGCTTACCTCGTCGGTCTGTTTGAGGACACCAACCTGTGCGCCATCCACGCCAAGAGGGTCACCATCATGCCCAAGGATATCCAGCTGGCTCGCCGTATCCGTGGGGAGCGTGCTTAA
- the LOC134091880 gene encoding histone H2B-like codes for MPDPAKPAPKKGSKKAVTKTAGKGGKKRRKSRKESYAIYVYKVLKQVHPDTGISSKAMGIMNSFVNDIFERIAGESSRLAHYNKRSTISSREIQTAVRLLLPGELAKHAVSEGTKAVTKYTSSK; via the coding sequence ATGCCTGATCCAGCCAAGCCTGCCCCAAAGAAGGGCTCCAAGAAAGCAGTGACAAAGACCGCCGGGAAGGGTGGCAAGAAACGCAGAAAGTCCAGGAAGGAGAGTTACGCTATCTACGTATACAAGGTCCTGAAGCAGGTCCACCCTGATACTGGTATCTCTTCGAAGGCCATGGGCATCATGAACTCCTTCGTGAACGACATCTTCGAGCGCATCGCTGGTGAGTCTTCCCGTCTGGCTCACTACAACAAGCGTTCCACCATCTCTTCCAGGGAGATCCAGACCGCAGTGCGTCTGCTTCTGCCCGGTGAGCTGGCCAAGCACGCTGTGTCTGAGGGAACCAAGGCTGTTACCAAATACACCAGCTCCAAGTAA
- the LOC134091948 gene encoding histone H4 codes for MSGRGKGGKGLGKGGAKRHRKVLRDNIQGITKPAIRRLARRGGVKRISGLIYEETRGVLKVFLENVIRDAVTYTEHAKRKTVTAMDVVYALKRQGRTLYGFGG; via the coding sequence ATGTCTGGAAGAGGCAAAGGAGGCAAAGGTCTTGGAAAAGGAGGCGCCAAGCGTCACCGCAAAGTTCTTCGTGATAACATCCAGGGTATCACCAAGCCTGCAATTAGGCGTCTAGCTCGCCGTGGTGGTGTGAAGCGTATCTCTGGTCTGATCTACGAAGAGACCCGAGGTGTGTTGAAGGTTTTCCTGGAGAACGTGATTCGTGATGCTGTCACCTACACTGAGCACGCCAAGAGAAAGACCGTGACCGCCATGGATGTCGTCTATGCTCTCAAACGCCAGGGTCGTACTCTGTACGGTTTCGGCGGTTAA
- the LOC134091508 gene encoding histone H1-like: MAETAPAAAPIKAPKKKAPRPKKTGPSVGELVVKAISASKEKKGVSLAALKKALAAGGYDVEKNNARVKIAIKSLVTKGTLVQTKGTGASGSFKLNKAAEKKPAKKAAPKAKKPAAKKPAAAKKPKKAAAKKPAAAKKSPKKAAKKPATPKKATKSPKKAKKPAAPKKAAKSPKKAKAAKPKVAKPKATKPKAAKPKKAAPKKK, encoded by the coding sequence ATGGCAGAAACAGCTCCAGCTGCGGCCCCAATAAAGGCGCCCAAGAAGAAGGCACCCCGACCCAAGAAAACTGGCCCAAGTGTGGGCGAGCTCGTCGTCAAGGCAATCTCTGCCTccaaagagaagaaaggagtctCTCTGGCTGCGCTGAAGAAAGCACTGGCGGCTGGTGGATACGACGTAGAGAAGAACAACGCTCGTGTGAAGATAGCCATCAAGAGTTTGGTCACTAAGGGAACTCTGGTCCAGACGAAAGGGACCGGCGCCTCTGGCTCCTTCAAGCTAAACAAGGCAGCGGAAAAGAAGCCCGCGAAGAAGGCGGCTCCTAAAGCCAAGAAGCCAGCAGCGAAGAAACCTGCCGCGGCAAAGAAGCCGAAGAAGGCAGCAGCCAAAAAGCCGGCGGCCGCTAAGAAGTCTCCGAAGAAAGCAGCCAAGAAGCCCGCCACGCCGAAAAAGGCAACGAAGAGCCCGAAGAAAGCAAAGAAGCCCGCTGCACCCAAAAAGGCAGCAAAGAGCCCCAAGAAAGCAAAGGCAGCGAAACCCAAGGTGGCCAAACCCAAAGCTACCAAGCCTAAAGCTGCCAAGCCCAAAAAGGCTGCACCTAAGAAGAAGTAA
- the LOC134091745 gene encoding histone H2A, which translates to MSGRGKTGGKARAKAKTRSSRAGLQFPVGRVHRLLRKGNYAQRVGAGAPVYLAAVLEYLTAEILELAGNAARDNKKTRIIPRHLQLAVRNDEELNKLLGGVTIAQGGVLPNIQAVLLPKKTEKSK; encoded by the coding sequence ATGAGCGGAAGAGGCAAAACCGGTGGTAAGGCCAGAGCAAAGGCTAAGACTCGTTCATCCAGGGCTGGGCTTCAGTTCCCCGTGGGCCGTGTGCACAGACTGCTGCGTAAAGGCAACTATGCCCAGCGTGTCGGCGCTGGTGCACCGGTGTACTTGGCTGCCGTGCTCGAGTACCTGACTGCTGAGATCCTGGAGTTGGCCGGTAACGCTGCCCGTGACAACAAGAAGACCCGTATCATCCCCCGCCATCTGCAGCTGGCTGTGCGCAATGACGAGGAGTTGAACAAACTGCTTGGTGGAGTGACCATCGCTCAGGGTGGTGTGCTGCCTAACATCCAGGCAGTGCTGCTGCCCAAGAAGACCGAGAAGTCCAAGTAA
- the LOC134078843 gene encoding histone H3-like, translating into MYTSEESVAMARTKQTARKSTGGKAPRKQLATKAARKSAPATGGVKKPHRYRPGTVALREIRRYQKSTELLIRKLPFQRLVREIAQDFKTDLRFQSSAVMALQEASEAYLVGLFEDTNLCAIHAKRVTIMPKDIQLARRIRGERA; encoded by the exons atgtATAC ATCCGAAGAATCCGTAGCAATGGCCAGAACCAAGCAAACTGCCCGTAAATCTACCGGAGGCAAGGCTCCGAGGAAGCAGCTCGCCACCAAGGCTGCGCGTAAAAGCGCACCAGCAACCGGTGGAGTGAAGAAGCCTCACCGTTACAGGCCTGGCACCGTGGCTCTGAGAGAGATCCGTCGGTACCAGAAGTCCACTGAGTTGCTGATCCGCAAGCTGCCCTTCCAGCGTCTGGTCAGAGAAATCGCTCAGGACTTCAAGACTGATCTGCGCTTCCAGAGCTCTGCAGTCATGGCTCTTCAGGAGGCCAGCGAGGCTTACCTCGTCGGTCTGTTTGAGGACACCAACCTGTGCGCCATCCACGCCAAGAGGGTCACCATCATGCCCAAAGACATCCAGCTTGCTCGTCGTATCCGTGGGGAGCGTGCTTAA
- the LOC134091863 gene encoding histone H2B-like gives MPDPAKPAPKKGSKKAVTKSAAKGGKKRRKSRKESYAIYVYKVLKQVHPDTGISSKAMGIMNSFVNDIFERIAGEASRLAHYNKRSTISSREIQTAVRLLLPGELAKHAVSEGTKAVTKYTSSK, from the coding sequence ATGCCTGATCCAGCCAAGCCTGCCCCTAAGAAGGGCTCCAAAAAAGCGGTGACGAAGTCCGCCGCCAAGGGTGGCAAGAAGCGCAGAAAGTCCAGGAAGGAGAGCTACGCCATCTACGTGTACAAGGTCTTGAAGCAGGTTCATCCTGATACCGGTATTTCCTCCAAGGCCATGGGTATCATGAACTCCTTCGTGAACGACATTTTCGAACGTATCGCTGGGGAAGCCTCTCGCTTGGCTCACTACAACAAGCGCTCCACCATCTCTTCCAGGGAGATCCAGACTGCAGTGCGTCTGCTTCTGCCCGGTGAGTTGGCCAAACACGCTGTGTCCGAGGGAACCAAGGCCGTGACCAAATACACCAGCTCCAAGTAA
- the LOC134091969 gene encoding histone H4 — MSGRGKGGKGLGKGGAKRHRKVLRDNIQGITKPAIRRLARRGGVKRISGLIYEETRGVLKVFLENVIRDAVTYTEHAKRKTVTAMDVVYALKRQGRTLYGFGG, encoded by the coding sequence ATGTCCGGCAGAGGCAAAGGTGGAAAGGGTCTTGGAAAGGGAGGCGCAAAGCGTCACCGTAAAGTGCTTCGTGATAACATCCAGGGAATCACGAAGCCTGCAATCAGGCGTCTGGCTCGCCGTGGTGGTGTAAAGCGTATCTCTGGTCTCATCTACGAGGAGACCCGTGGTGTGTTGAAGGTTTTCCTGGAGAACGTGATTCGTGATGCCGTCACCTACACCGAGCACGCCAAGAGAAAGACCGTGACTGCCATGGACGTCGTTTACGCTCTGAAACGCCAGGGCCGTACTCTGTACGGTTTCGGCGGTTAA
- the LOC134078854 gene encoding TOG array regulator of axonemal microtubules protein 1-like has protein sequence MQLLAGDKLPTAVPKRGALRSLGRKKLTGLDRAHPLQPLHHDIRAPSGVDTGSMAPAPPEQSGKSQSKPKRMKARRCVRAVQAVPDQNSDGDGQAAAQDMGCVQEPLSVTEEVSLTDLHGNRVLKHGRGSAASSFSPVDLRTPSALRNLPFLNTPTPPIASAVPAPPETAKPQAACQRQFISRLPRFKRTPLSVATAVAEQKSVESLAGKEEVRDQKEVKKRVITVKQMSNTQQTSELPELAKLAPVSCPEQAILQAFRLLKDEDWEQKIEGLTSIRSLSQHHAEVLLPRLHDVCLAVYREVKNLRSMVSRAAMITLAHLYAQLGRGMDAEAEGTAQTLLPKAGEASGFIREDMELALGYMVHNVTPSRTMNALINTGLRHRNAAVRKTAAQHLERLAEVMGASRVLSGKKDLTDRFVRSISCLALDSAQEVRTHARNTFAFLASHTDLLKMVDKFVPQRDRATIKDVINKCQKKKH, from the exons ATGCAGCTGCTGGCAGGTGACAAGCTCCCCACTGCAGTTCCCAAACGAGGTGCCCTGCGATCCCTCGGCAGGAAGAAGCTGACGGGCCTTGACCGCGCTCATCCGCTGCAGCCACTCCATCACGACATCAGAGCCCCGAGCGGCGTTGATACCGGCAGCATGGCACCTGCTCCACCTGAGCAATCAGGCAAGAGCCAGAGCAAGCCAAAGAGGATGAAGGCCAGGCGCTGTGTCAGAGCTGTCCAAGCTGTCCCTGACCAAAACAGTGACGGCGATGGCCAAGCTGCAGCCCAGGACATGGGATGCGTGCAGGAGCCCCTGAGTGTCACTGAGGAGGTCAGCCTCACtgatctccatggcaacagggtCCTCAAACATGGAAGAGGTAGCGCTGCGAGCAGCTTCAGCCCTGTGGACCTCAGGACCCCGTCAGCACTGCGCAATTTGCCCTTCCTCAACACCCCCACTCCACCTATTGCCTCCGCTGTCCCTGCCCCCCCAGAAACAGCTAAACCCCAGGCAGCCTGTCAGAGACAGTTCATCAGCAGACTGCCCCGCTTCAAGAGAACACCGCTCAGTGTGGCCACTGCTGTGGCAG agcaaaagtccgtGGAGTCTCTGGCAGGGAAGGAGGAAGTGAGGGACCAAaaggaggtgaagaagagagTGATAACGGTGAAGCAAATGAGCAACACCCAGCAGACCAGCGAGCTCCCAGAGCTGGCCAAACTGGCCCCTGTGTCCTGCCCCGAGCAGGCCATCCTGCAGGCCTTCAGGCTGCTCAAAGACGAGGACTG GGAGCAGAAGATTGAGGGTCTGACCTCCAtcaggtctctctctcagcaccatGCTGAGGTGCTGCTGCCCAGGCTGCATGATGTGTGTCTGGCCGTCTACCGCGAG GTGAAGAACCTGCGCTCCATGGTGTCCCGTGCTGCCATGATCACGCTGGCCCACCTGTACGCTCAGCTGGGGCGAGGCATGGACGCGGAGGCCGAGGGCACAGCCCAGACGCTGCTCCCTAAAGCTGGAGAGGCCAGCGGCTTCATCAGGGAGGACATGGAGCTGGCACTGGGGTACATGGTGCACAACGTCACCCCCTCTCGCACCATGAACGCCCTCATCAACACAGGACTCAg GCATCGTAATGCGGCCGTGAGGAAGACCGCTGCACAGCACCTGGAGAGACTGGCAGAGGTCATGGGGGCGTCCCGCGTCCTGTCGGGCAAAAAGGACCTGACTGACCGCTTCGTCCGCTCCATCAGCTGCCTGGCCCTCGACAGTGCACAGGAAGTCAG GACCCATGCCCGTAACACCTTTGCATTCCTGGCTTCCCATACTGACCTTCTCAAGATGGTGGACAAGTTTGTCCCTCAGAGAGACCGAGCCACCATCAAGGACGTAATCAACAAATGCCAAAAAAAG AAACATTGA
- the LOC134091684 gene encoding histone H3, whose translation MARTKQTARKSTGGKAPRKQLATKAARKSAPATGGVKKPHRYRPGTVALREIRRYQKSTELLIRKLPFQRLVREIAQDFKTDLRFQSSAVMALQEASEAYLVGLFEDTNLCAIHAKRVTIMPKDIQLARRIRGERA comes from the coding sequence ATGGCAAGAACCAAGCAGACAGCCCGCAAATCTACCGGAGGTAAGGCTCCGAGGAAACAGCTCGCCACCAAGGCTGCGCGCAAAAGCGCACCGGCTACCGGTGGAGTGAAGAAGCCTCACCGTTACAGGCCAGGTACCGTCGCTCTGAGAGAGATCCGTCGTTATCAGAAGTCCACCGAGCTGCTGATCCGCAAGCTGCCCTTCCAGCGTTTGGTCAGAGAAATCGCTCAGGATTTCAAGACTGATCTGCGCTTCCAGAGCTCTGCAGTCATGGCTCTTCAGGAGGCCAGCGAGGCTTACCTCGTCGGTCTGTTTGAGGACACCAACCTTTGCGCCATCCACGCCAAGAGAGTCACCATTATGCCCAAGGACATCCAGTTGGCTCGTCGTATCCGCGGGGAGCGCGCTTAA
- the LOC134091760 gene encoding histone H2A gives MSGRGKTGGKARAKAKTRSSRAGLQFPVGRVHRLLRKGNYAQRVGAGAPVYLAAVLEYLTAEILELAGNAARDNKKTRIIPRHLQLAVRNDEELNKLLGGVTIAQGGVLPNIQAVLLPKKTEKSK, from the coding sequence ATGAGCGGAAGAGGCAAAACCGGTGGCAAGGCCAGAGCAAAGGCTAAGACTAGGTCATCCAGGGCTGGACTTCAGTTCCCCGTGGGCCGCGTGCACAGGCTGCTGCGTAAAGGCAACTATGCCCAGCGTGTGGGTGCTGGTGCGCCGGTCTACTTGGCTGCCGTGCTCGAGTACCTGACTGCTGAAATCCTGGAGTTGGCCGGCAACGCTGCCCGTGACAACAAGAAGACCCGTATCATCCCCCGCCATCTGCAACTGGCTGTGCGTAACGACGAAGAGTTGAACAAACTGCTCGGCGGAGTGACCATCGCTCAGGGTGGAGTGTTGCCCAACATCCAGGCTGTGCTCCTGCCCAAGAAGACCGAAAAGTCCAAGTAA
- the LOC134091395 gene encoding histone H1-like — protein MAEAAPAPAAAPTKAPKKKTPRPKKTGPSVGELVVKAISASKERKGVSLAALKKALAAGGYDVEKNNARVKVAIKSLVTKGTLIQTKGTGASGSFKLNKAAEKKPAKKAAPKAKKPAAKKPAAAKKPKKVVAKKPAAAKKSPKKAAKKPATPKKATKSPKKAKKPAALKKAAKSPKKVKATKPKAAKPKAAKPKAAKPKKAAPKKK, from the coding sequence ATGGCAGAAGCTGCTCCAGCCCCCGCTGCGGCCCCAACAAAGGCCCCCAAGAAGAAGACACCCCGACCCAAGAAAACTGGCCCAAGTGTGGGCGAGCTCGTCGTCAAGGCTATCTCTGCCTctaaggagaggaagggagtttCTCTGGCTGCGCTGAAGAAGGCTTTGGCGGCTGGTGGATACGACGTGGAAAAGAACAACGCTCGTGTCAAGGTGGCCATCAAGAGCTTGGTCACAAAGGGAACTCTGATCCAGACTAAGGGAACTGGCGCTTCCGGATCCTTCAAGCTGAACAAGGCGGCGGAAAAGAAACCCGCAAAGAAGGCAGCTCCTAAAGCTAAGAAACCAGCAGCAAAGAAGCCTGCTGCGGCCAAGAAACCCAAGAAGGTAGTAGCCAAGAAACCAGCGGCCGCTAAAAAGTCTCCCAAGAAAGCAGCGAAGAAGCCCGCCACGCCGAAGAAGGCAACGAAGAGCCCAAAGAAGGCAAAGAAGCCCGCTGCACTCAAGAAGGCAGCGAAGAGCCCCAAGAAAGTCAAGGCAACGAAACCAAAGGCGGCTAAGCCTAAAGCTGCTAAGCCCAAAGCCGCCAAGCCCAAAAAGGCGGCACCCAAGAAGAAGTAA